gctgcaacaagtctgaaatttttctaaattttacacccttgttgcagcgtacacatatatatgtacgctgcaacaaaacaCTTTTAGCGggaaaatttaattttgtttagggatacctagagtgccttgcaccaaatatagaaacctgtcacaacaataatagaatatcgcaacctgtataacaaatataaaaacaataggCTGTTGTTTTGTAtaaatcccaaaaccaaagtgcacgtaccacatacatttaaatatatgtacgttccaatttcaacgaacgcatacattttaatataaaagattgttctattatatctaaaccaactcgatcaagcgcccaGGCCAATAacaaatacttgctggtaaaaaacttagcccattgctcacgaaccacatcaatttcctcactaacataaggcgcattcctcggagtatatacctttacaaaaataaaaataaaaattaagaattagattaaatgcaaattaaatatcacacttTAACATTCAaacaactaatgacaatgtcctaaaagtctagaatacgaatcaaaagtaaggaaaatgtcattttagcctaaatatgacctataacgattcaatgagccttaaatgtgcataaatagattgaaataagttttagaaagttaaaactatgaatattaatcatataataagaataaaatgagtccttatgttctttagttcaaagttgggagcggaaatgtcattttagctctaaatatgacctataacgacccaatgagccttacaTGTGAGTACAGAGATTGGTatgagttttataaagttaaaactatgcatattaatcatgtaataagaataaaatgattacttaggttctttagttcaaagttgggagcggaaatgtcattttagctctaaatatgacctataacgatccaatgagccttaaatgtacataaatagattggaatgagtaatGTACTTTTAGAAGAGCAAGAAACATGAAAGTTTCACTCAGTGTTTCCTATTAGTTGTACTAGATCGGGTACGGGAACGTTAATGCTATGCGCTACCTAGTTTGGTTTTTTTGTTACaatttcacttggaagtaatgggttgatcttaattgcaattaTAATGGATAAAAGTGTTACGATGATGATGATTTTCTCAATACCAAAATTTCTATAGTTCTACTAGTCAATGTTTTGCTGGCATGAGAAAggttttttcataaaaaaaattaaaataggaAATTCAAACAAATACCAAAATTCACATGGCATATTGGCATGACAAAAAAGATTTAAGGCCAACCTAACCTTAACAtatgtgtctgattctaagacCAAGCAGCCCGCTCTGCATGTTTATTGTAGACCAGATATACCACAAACTCTCCATATTAGGTTGTAGTTGTaaataaattttgtttaaaaaagttTCAAGGATGAATCATCAAGTAAGGACTGAAGTGCCTGCCCAGTCTATCACTATTAGGTACTAGCAACTTAGCAAGGTTTTTTGTTTTGATGGTGTATATAATTGCTGATCAATAGTAGCTAAGACAAACAGAACTATGAGCACAGAATTACTGATACAGGCATCAAATTCTCATAAGAAAATACCTGATGGCCGGTCTTCTCTGATTCTTAGATTCTGTCCGGCTGGATTCAACAAGTCATTTACAACCTAAATACAAGAAAAGTAGGACAATATAAAGGCCAAGTTAACCAAGCCCAAAAGAGTACCAATCACGTGTAccgattttctattttaggatAGCAGTTTACGCGGTGGGTGGGTGGAGGGGGGGATCAGTCAACATTGGTTCTCACTTGCACTGACAGGGTTTATTTGTATGTCTGCAGCTTCTAGAGGGGATACTTTTCAATCTATTTGAAACCAGGATTCAGAATTGTGGAAAGTAGTCAGTTAGTAAAATTTAGGAAAGGTGTCATTTCTCTTGAAATCAGGTTTAGTTTGTATTTAGTGCATTTCACCTTGATTATCATTAATACAGTCATATCCTTACATATTCTTCCTTCAATTTCTCTTCTGTCCATTGATCTTATTGTCTTAGGTCGATATCTATGCTAATTCATACCAACAATGTAACCCAATTTCAAACCAAGCCATACTAAAACAATATGACAGATAACAAATACTTTTTTGCAAATTGCAATAGACCTGAATTCACCCGCCTAAATTATACACAATACAAATGACCCATTTTCCTGGTCTAACAATATGACAGATAACAAATACTTTTTTGTAAATTTTCAAGGCATATGAGGGCACAATGTTTTCTACCACACCATGTGTTCAATATGTGTCTTCCACGGTTCATGCTAATATAAGTTCATCAATTTAAGCTCAAACAGAAGGCTCGAGTTCACAAGAATTGCAATTCACCTGAAGAGTATTAACCGAAAATTCAAGTGCGGCTTTTGTCTCTGGGGGCCCAGTCTGTATGGACAACAAAGTCAAAATCAGATACTACAAGGAACTCATCTGCTAAACTTTCTAATAACCAATGCTTAGAGAGAAGAAACACGATGTAGCTACCTCAAAAGGAAACACCAGATTCGCCACATTGCGCATAGTGAAAGCATCTCCAGGTTGAATTCCAAGAATGTTAGAAGGGAAAACTCTAGAAGCTGCACAGGCAATCACTGTAAACTGTTCCCAAAATTGTCAGTCATCAGTCTCAACTTCAGTCCTGAACAGAAGTAGAAATGAAATGGGGGAAAAAGTGAGCAATGTCAAAGTGGCAATCACATAATGTAAGAGGAATCACATAATGCAGTTATGAGCAGGAATCTTCGCTTCACGATAAATAATAAGCCTTAAAGCTTGGAGCAACTTTAAGTCTATATTCAAAGTTGGAGCTGCAACTGAATTACATGCTAAAAGGGTACAATTACCTTTGTTTTGCAGTCTTTGCCTTACAATCACAGATTTCAGAAAAAAATCGTCTTATTAAATCATGAGCTGGTAGTTGCTGGTTAGCTAACATTATAGTCGGCGCTCTAGAGCTCTCAACTTACCTAGCGTATATATGGGTGACGACAACGTTTGATATATTAGTTGAAAAAAAACTGATATGCAAGGATCAGAAAGATGTCTGTTGGAGAGAATGATTGCTCAAATACTACTTCATTAAACTAAACCTTATTAAGAGTCTAAGACatgatcaatgcaaatcatTATCTTTTAAACTAATAGTCATAGACTTTTAAACGGCTCTGAGTCCCTTTTTGCACATCAGTATCTTAATAGTTTAGCTACCTCTGCCAGATTTTGTAAGCACGATGCCAATCAAAATTACACTACGGTGATGACCATTAAATCTACCAGGGAGTATTTACCTTCCTAGAAACAATTCTTCATGCAACGACTATATCTTAAATCATCTATATCCATACACCAAAACCTTAACAACAAATGCAACACC
This Spinacia oleracea cultivar Varoflay chromosome 6, BTI_SOV_V1, whole genome shotgun sequence DNA region includes the following protein-coding sequences:
- the LOC110798541 gene encoding beta carbonic anhydrase 5, chloroplastic-like isoform X2, which produces MTKLFTRVFASFPDDVKIDEQLSEKIALVQQFIHQENLDIMPTFQNESSWLFTVIACAASRVFPSNILGIQPGDAFTMRNVANLVFPFETGPPETKAALEFSVNTLQVYTPRNAPYVSEEIDVVREQWAKFFTSKYLLLAWALDRVGLDIIEQSFILKCMRSLKLERTYI
- the LOC110798541 gene encoding beta carbonic anhydrase 1, chloroplastic-like isoform X1, with product MTAGLEKYVMTKLFTRVFASFPDDVKIDEQLSEKIALVQQFIHQENLDIMPTFQNESSWLFTVIACAASRVFPSNILGIQPGDAFTMRNVANLVFPFETGPPETKAALEFSVNTLQVYTPRNAPYVSEEIDVVREQWAKFFTSKYLLLAWALDRVGLDIIEQSFILKCMRSLKLERTYI
- the LOC110798541 gene encoding beta carbonic anhydrase 5, chloroplastic-like isoform X3, producing MTAGLEKYVMTKLFTRVFASFPDDVKIDEQLSEKIALVQQFIHQENLDIMPTFQNESSWLFTVIACAASRVFPSNILGIQPGDAFTMRNVANLVFPFETGPPETKAALEFSVNTLQVVNDLLNPAGQNLRIREDRPSGIYSEECALC